In the genome of Rhodoplanes sp. Z2-YC6860, one region contains:
- a CDS encoding EfeM/EfeO family lipoprotein: MARAKKILAAASGVTFRGISFSLFFSGALWLSAGAAVSNGVQPSLDESAERYRAYLIEDIDHALAGARQMRDCMTANDLPCAKKAWIEARVGWERSEVFTSGFVPDLDQDIDAWPNATRGFHGVEAKLFGAGNADARAETNVLIARLEELAAQLRGIPLAPQRLLNGIARLAFEVGGNKADGGESRLSGTSLNDMQSNADGIELAYRVIFADALAAGDPKLGQEVRTSVERLKVAVRISELKQLDGEKLRAESEELVTLLQVAAPKIGLGKPTLEETAQ, from the coding sequence ATGGCGCGGGCTAAGAAAATTTTGGCGGCCGCGTCGGGCGTCACATTTCGCGGAATTTCGTTTTCTCTATTCTTTTCCGGCGCGCTGTGGCTCAGCGCCGGCGCCGCGGTGTCGAACGGTGTGCAGCCTTCGCTCGACGAAAGCGCTGAACGCTACCGGGCCTATCTGATCGAGGACATCGACCACGCGCTCGCCGGCGCGCGGCAGATGCGCGACTGCATGACGGCCAACGACCTGCCGTGCGCAAAAAAAGCTTGGATCGAGGCGCGCGTCGGCTGGGAGCGGTCGGAGGTATTCACCTCGGGATTCGTGCCTGACCTCGACCAGGACATTGACGCCTGGCCGAACGCCACGCGCGGCTTTCACGGCGTCGAAGCCAAGCTGTTCGGAGCCGGGAACGCCGACGCGCGTGCCGAAACCAACGTGCTGATCGCGCGGCTCGAGGAACTGGCCGCGCAGCTACGCGGCATTCCGCTCGCACCGCAGCGCCTGCTCAACGGCATAGCGCGGCTTGCCTTCGAAGTCGGCGGCAACAAGGCCGATGGCGGGGAGTCGCGGCTCAGCGGCACCTCCTTGAACGACATGCAGAGCAACGCTGACGGCATCGAGCTCGCCTATCGCGTGATCTTCGCCGACGCGCTCGCGGCCGGCGATCCGAAGCTCGGGCAGGAGGTAAGGACCTCGGTCGAGCGGCTGAAGGTTGCGGTCAGGATATCAGAGTTGAAGCAGCTCGACGGCGAAAAGCTTCGTGCCGAGAGCGAGGAACTGGTGACGCTCCTTCAAGTCGCCGCCCCGAAGATCGGACTTGGCAAGCCGACCCTCGAAGAAACCGCCCAGTGA
- a CDS encoding amidohydrolase family protein yields MTDAGQNATILIRGGRIYDHDGDVHQPATGDILISAGRIERIAPHIDAPAGAQVIDATNKLVAPGLVNAHYHSHDVLMRGMFEEAPFDIWTSYTGAAGYGTRTHREVRIRTLIGAAEMLRNGITTVQDFLTLYPVEEAYLDTVLSAYDEAGIRVNFAIAARDKSQLDISPLMAKDLPEAIRDRIFGKPGRTAQQELDFVAGQIKRLGMAPKKLITWALAPSAPQRCSPELLAGMAALSREHKLPVFTHVYETRPQAAAAKVQSISLLELLKTAGLLNERLNLVHGVWLSPSDIEMLAAARARVVHNPISNLKLKSGAAPILDLHKAGVEVALGCDNYSCAETQNIFIAMKMLCLLPAITSPEPHPVTAALALKAATLTGAKAVNMEGQIGALKPGMAADLMILDLNEPSFVPFNSASRQLVFSECGGSIDTVLVAGRPVVRGRKLATIDEAKLAAEAGEISPAFRRDVEAQIKRSADLVAPLLEGNRKVWSTELGIARYIGGPKNS; encoded by the coding sequence ATGACCGACGCCGGCCAGAACGCGACCATTCTCATTCGTGGCGGACGCATCTACGACCACGATGGCGACGTGCATCAGCCCGCGACCGGCGACATCCTGATTTCCGCGGGGCGGATCGAACGGATCGCCCCGCATATCGACGCACCAGCGGGCGCGCAGGTGATCGACGCAACGAACAAGCTTGTCGCGCCGGGCCTCGTCAACGCGCACTACCATTCTCACGACGTGCTGATGCGGGGCATGTTCGAGGAAGCGCCGTTCGATATCTGGACGAGCTACACGGGCGCGGCCGGCTACGGCACGCGCACCCATCGCGAGGTGCGCATTCGCACGCTGATCGGCGCCGCCGAGATGCTGCGCAACGGCATCACCACAGTGCAGGACTTCCTCACCCTCTACCCGGTCGAAGAAGCCTATCTCGACACTGTGCTGTCGGCTTATGACGAGGCCGGCATCCGCGTCAATTTCGCGATCGCGGCGCGCGACAAGTCGCAGCTCGACATTTCGCCGCTGATGGCGAAGGACCTGCCGGAAGCGATCCGCGACCGCATCTTCGGCAAGCCTGGCCGCACAGCGCAGCAGGAGCTCGATTTCGTCGCGGGCCAGATCAAGCGGCTCGGCATGGCGCCGAAGAAGCTGATCACCTGGGCGCTGGCGCCGTCGGCGCCGCAGCGCTGCTCGCCGGAGCTGCTGGCCGGCATGGCCGCGCTGTCACGCGAGCACAAGCTGCCGGTGTTCACCCATGTCTACGAGACCCGGCCGCAGGCCGCCGCCGCCAAGGTGCAATCGATCTCTCTGCTGGAACTGCTGAAGACCGCAGGGCTCCTCAACGAGCGGCTCAATCTCGTGCACGGCGTCTGGCTGTCGCCAAGCGACATCGAGATGCTCGCCGCCGCGCGGGCGCGCGTGGTGCACAATCCGATCAGCAACCTCAAGCTCAAGAGCGGGGCTGCGCCGATCCTCGATCTCCATAAGGCCGGAGTCGAAGTTGCGCTCGGCTGCGACAACTACAGCTGCGCCGAGACGCAGAACATCTTCATCGCCATGAAGATGCTTTGCCTCCTCCCCGCCATCACCAGTCCTGAGCCGCACCCGGTCACCGCAGCGCTGGCGCTGAAGGCTGCGACGCTCACCGGCGCCAAGGCGGTCAACATGGAAGGCCAGATCGGCGCGCTCAAGCCTGGCATGGCGGCGGACCTGATGATCCTCGATCTCAACGAGCCCAGCTTTGTGCCGTTCAACAGCGCATCGCGGCAGCTCGTATTCTCCGAATGCGGCGGCTCGATCGACACCGTGCTGGTGGCGGGCCGCCCCGTCGTGCGCGGGCGGAAGCTCGCCACCATCGACGAGGCCAAGCTCGCCGCCGAGGCCGGCGAAATCTCGCCGGCGTTCCGCCGCGATGTCGAGGCGCAGATCAAGCGCAGCGCCGATCTCGTCGCGCCGCTTCTTGAAGGCAACCGTAAGGTTTGGAGCACGGAGCTTGGCATCGCGCGCTACATTGGCGGGCCGAAAAACTCCTGA
- a CDS encoding cytochrome c peroxidase, translating into MKLRLTICLATLCLATFGVLAVLPLRDANTFPLNGNDTTLPAGTEFNEEALNRPRELFHSEAFGGKKSHLVNLGDMAFHSPTLFGGAARQAALSCGTCHVNGAGNGKLFVPGLSTRPGNFDTTSLLFNPKTYDAQINPVRIPSLRGARYLAPYGNDGRIGSLREFVRNVIVNEFAGAEPEPAILDALVAYINDIDFLPNPRIGAGGRLSPQANQSERRGETLFFRPFRNQANLSCAGCHVPTGAFVDHAQHDVGSGGLFKTPTLMNANFNGTYFHDGRYASYDEVVDHFDDYFDLGYSSQDKTDLVAYLNAVGDADRPYERDNGALRMKEVNDFSSVLLLAIPARDTAVISMVATTVGAELRELAERIPDHKNTAVDGGLDERRAARNAVKDLVLNLRRIEIAAAAGDFDKAAAEYQSFSDQTFIQVPALLKKAQAWTLFNSGVSDAHYGAMRQMLQPPNGPASDGQAR; encoded by the coding sequence ATGAAGCTCCGGCTGACGATCTGCCTTGCGACCCTTTGTCTTGCCACCTTCGGCGTCCTCGCCGTTCTGCCGCTGCGCGACGCGAACACATTTCCGTTGAACGGTAATGATACGACGCTGCCGGCCGGCACCGAGTTCAACGAGGAAGCGCTCAATCGGCCGCGCGAGCTGTTCCACAGCGAGGCGTTCGGCGGCAAGAAATCGCACCTGGTCAACCTCGGCGACATGGCGTTCCATTCGCCGACGCTGTTCGGCGGTGCCGCGCGGCAGGCGGCGCTGAGCTGCGGCACCTGTCACGTCAACGGTGCGGGCAACGGCAAGCTGTTCGTGCCGGGCCTGTCGACGCGGCCCGGCAACTTCGACACCACGAGCCTGCTGTTCAACCCCAAGACATACGACGCGCAGATCAATCCGGTGCGTATCCCGAGCCTGCGCGGTGCGCGATATCTCGCGCCCTATGGCAATGACGGCCGCATCGGCTCGCTGCGTGAGTTCGTCCGCAACGTCATCGTCAACGAATTCGCCGGGGCCGAGCCCGAGCCGGCAATCCTCGATGCGTTGGTGGCATATATCAATGACATCGATTTTCTGCCGAATCCGCGGATCGGCGCCGGCGGGCGGCTCAGTCCCCAGGCCAACCAGTCCGAGCGCCGCGGCGAGACGCTGTTCTTCAGACCATTCCGCAACCAGGCGAACTTGAGCTGCGCCGGCTGCCACGTGCCGACCGGCGCCTTCGTCGATCATGCGCAGCATGACGTAGGCTCCGGCGGACTGTTCAAGACGCCGACACTCATGAACGCCAATTTCAACGGTACGTACTTTCACGACGGCCGTTACGCCAGCTACGACGAGGTCGTCGATCATTTCGATGATTACTTCGATCTCGGCTATTCCAGCCAGGACAAGACGGATCTGGTCGCCTACCTCAACGCCGTGGGCGATGCCGACCGGCCATACGAGCGCGACAACGGCGCACTGCGCATGAAAGAGGTCAACGATTTCTCCAGCGTGCTGCTGCTTGCCATTCCGGCACGCGACACCGCGGTCATCTCGATGGTGGCGACCACTGTGGGTGCCGAGCTTCGCGAACTCGCCGAGCGCATTCCAGACCACAAGAACACCGCAGTGGACGGCGGGCTCGATGAACGCCGCGCCGCACGCAATGCGGTGAAGGATCTGGTGCTCAATCTGCGCCGCATCGAAATCGCGGCCGCGGCCGGCGATTTCGACAAGGCGGCGGCCGAGTATCAGAGCTTCAGCGACCAGACCTTCATCCAGGTGCCGGCGCTGCTCAAGAAGGCGCAGGCCTGGACGCTGTTCAACTCCGGCGTCAGCGACGCCCATTACGGCGCGATGCGGCAGATGCTGCAACCGCCGAACGGACCTGCCTCGGACGGGCAGGCCCGTTAG
- a CDS encoding alkaline phosphatase family protein — MAALIAGLVAIAPNAHAASLQDFKHIVVIYQENHSFDNLYGHWGDVDEDEINGPQNATPARTKQVRQDNVTQYRCLLQNDVNLTSPPLAQSCSDTSIGTTTFTSAFKNEPFFIDNYIAATDSTCPAPGVFAANGLAKGSAGALPGGCTKDIVHRFYSEQYQLNGGKQNRYLTGSDASGLTMGAYDTKKLPIFKYLHERGAPKYVIADSFFQAAFGGSFLNHQWLVAGASPFWANAVHDGSTNDFHSIVDSNGMPTATPLYTPTGTVKDTMMTQACPASNGLACGDYAVNTTQPFSQPYSPGTADNKRLPPLTNPTIGDRLMAKRVDWAWYSGGWSNASGNVGGPGWTNGTSSCTDPNANLSAGFPLCPDKNFQYHHQAFNYFANFQIGTVGRTHLRDEAEFLQSAQNGTLKAVSFIKPVGEENEHPGYTSETEGSSHLVDLIKAVVNGPQAKDTLIIVTYDEFGGQWDHVPPPPYGRHGRDAQAADQWGPGTRIPALLVSKRFERSGVAHEDYDTTSIIKLIERRFDLQTMLTRPVRSLSVALQAAGRGDNGHDHDDDHGNGNGHGNGNGNGHGDHDH; from the coding sequence ATGGCCGCGTTGATCGCAGGCCTTGTTGCCATAGCGCCCAACGCTCATGCGGCGTCGTTGCAGGATTTCAAGCATATCGTGGTCATCTATCAGGAGAACCACAGCTTCGATAACCTCTACGGCCACTGGGGCGATGTGGACGAAGACGAGATCAACGGCCCGCAGAACGCCACGCCGGCGCGCACCAAGCAGGTCCGCCAGGACAATGTCACTCAATACAGGTGCCTGCTGCAGAACGACGTCAACCTGACGTCACCGCCGTTGGCGCAATCCTGCAGCGACACCTCGATCGGCACGACGACGTTCACGAGCGCCTTCAAGAACGAGCCGTTCTTCATCGACAACTACATCGCGGCGACCGACAGCACCTGCCCGGCTCCCGGCGTATTTGCGGCCAACGGCCTGGCGAAAGGCAGCGCCGGCGCCCTGCCCGGCGGCTGCACCAAGGACATCGTGCATCGCTTCTACAGCGAGCAGTATCAGCTCAACGGCGGCAAGCAGAACCGCTATCTGACCGGCAGCGATGCTTCGGGCCTCACGATGGGCGCCTATGACACCAAGAAGCTGCCTATCTTCAAGTATCTGCATGAGCGCGGCGCGCCGAAATATGTGATCGCCGACAGCTTCTTCCAGGCGGCGTTCGGCGGTTCGTTCCTCAACCATCAATGGCTGGTTGCAGGCGCCTCTCCGTTCTGGGCGAATGCGGTCCACGACGGCTCGACGAACGACTTCCATTCAATCGTCGACTCGAACGGGATGCCGACCGCCACGCCGCTCTACACGCCGACCGGCACGGTGAAGGACACCATGATGACCCAGGCTTGCCCGGCTTCGAACGGCCTCGCCTGCGGCGACTACGCGGTCAACACCACGCAGCCGTTCAGCCAGCCCTACTCGCCTGGCACGGCCGACAACAAGCGCCTGCCGCCGCTCACCAACCCGACGATCGGCGATCGCCTGATGGCCAAGCGCGTCGACTGGGCCTGGTATTCGGGCGGCTGGTCGAACGCCTCCGGCAACGTCGGCGGCCCGGGCTGGACCAACGGCACCTCGTCCTGCACGGACCCGAACGCCAATCTGAGCGCTGGCTTCCCGCTGTGCCCGGACAAGAACTTCCAGTACCACCATCAGGCGTTCAACTACTTCGCCAACTTCCAGATCGGCACCGTCGGGCGCACCCATCTCCGCGACGAGGCCGAGTTCCTGCAGTCGGCGCAGAACGGCACGCTCAAAGCGGTAAGCTTCATCAAGCCGGTCGGCGAGGAGAACGAGCACCCGGGCTACACCAGCGAGACCGAGGGCAGCAGCCACTTGGTCGACCTGATCAAGGCCGTGGTGAACGGGCCGCAGGCCAAGGACACGCTGATCATCGTCACCTATGACGAGTTCGGCGGTCAGTGGGATCACGTCCCGCCCCCGCCCTATGGCCGCCACGGCCGCGACGCGCAGGCCGCCGACCAATGGGGCCCGGGCACCCGCATCCCTGCCTTGCTGGTCTCGAAGCGCTTCGAACGCTCCGGTGTCGCGCATGAAGACTACGACACGACATCGATCATCAAGCTGATCGAGCGGCGGTTCGACCTGCAGACGATGCTGACTCGTCCGGTCCGCAGCCTCTCGGTGGCATTGCAGGCCGCTGGCCGTGGCGACAACGGGCACGACCACGACGATGACCATGGCAATGGTAACGGCCACGGCAATGGTAACGGCAACGGCCACGGCGATCACGACCACTAA
- a CDS encoding CHASE3 domain-containing protein: protein MPVRFRSLIDVSLRRLNFSLVASTVLAAILVGVAFWFVALQQSEHDRVRRTLEVRNQIAQVVTLIQRAESGQRGYLYTGRELYLTPYEAAAEAIPRALGELEKLVGDNPAQQDAVRRLRQITADKLLEVRSTVELKRSGDNDRALSVVNSDSGQNLMDEIRTLVGRMEQEENGLLQKRQAAQQLYGVLLESGAALAFVLICASAVFGAMLTRRSFAAIDSTHRQLVDTNEELLKQISQRETAESQLRQAQKMEAIGQLSGGIAHDFNNMLAVISGSLELMKRRITAGDFNIDRQLSAALEAAKRSASLTQRLLAFARRQPLAPQPIDANRMMANMSDLLRSTLGEQIQIETVKAGGLWTSRADPHQLENAILNIAINARDAMPDGGRLTIETANAYLDEAYARDNTDVEPGQYVMVAITDTGTGMSAETVSRVFDPFFTTKPAGTGTGLGLSQVFGFVKQSHGHVKIYSELGAGTTIKIYLPRFIGEAAAAPPPSAAAVSSGNAREVILVVEDDELMRRTTMESLTALGYTALDAESAAQALAVLELRNDIALLFTDVVMPEVNGKTLADEALRRRPDLKVIYTTGYTPNAVVHGGVLDPGVQLLSKPFTLEQLATKVRTVLDKQDA, encoded by the coding sequence ATGCCGGTACGTTTCAGGTCGCTTATCGATGTGAGCCTCAGGCGGCTCAACTTCAGCCTCGTCGCAAGCACCGTGCTCGCCGCCATCCTGGTCGGGGTGGCGTTCTGGTTCGTGGCACTCCAGCAAAGCGAACACGACCGGGTGCGCCGCACCCTCGAGGTTCGCAATCAGATCGCCCAGGTGGTGACACTGATCCAGCGCGCTGAATCCGGCCAGCGCGGTTATCTGTACACGGGGCGCGAGCTCTATCTGACGCCCTACGAGGCCGCCGCCGAGGCGATCCCCCGCGCGCTCGGCGAGCTTGAGAAGCTCGTTGGCGACAACCCGGCGCAACAGGATGCAGTCCGCCGACTGCGGCAAATCACCGCCGACAAGCTCCTCGAGGTGCGCAGCACGGTCGAGCTCAAGCGGTCCGGCGACAACGACCGCGCGCTCTCCGTGGTCAACAGCGACAGCGGCCAGAATCTGATGGACGAAATCCGCACACTGGTCGGACGGATGGAGCAGGAGGAAAACGGTCTGCTGCAAAAGCGGCAGGCCGCCCAGCAGCTCTATGGCGTGCTGCTCGAATCCGGAGCGGCGCTGGCCTTTGTGCTGATCTGCGCGTCTGCGGTGTTCGGCGCCATGCTGACGCGCCGCTCGTTCGCCGCGATCGACAGCACCCACCGGCAGCTCGTCGACACCAACGAAGAACTGCTGAAGCAGATCAGCCAGCGCGAAACCGCGGAAAGCCAGCTCCGCCAGGCGCAGAAGATGGAGGCGATCGGACAGCTCAGCGGCGGCATCGCGCACGACTTCAACAACATGCTCGCCGTGATCTCCGGCAGCCTCGAACTGATGAAGCGGCGGATCACTGCTGGAGACTTCAACATCGACCGGCAGCTCAGCGCGGCGCTCGAAGCCGCCAAGCGCTCCGCTTCGCTGACACAACGGCTGCTCGCCTTCGCACGCCGTCAACCGCTGGCGCCGCAACCGATCGATGCCAACCGGATGATGGCCAATATGTCGGACCTGTTGCGGTCGACGCTTGGCGAGCAGATCCAGATCGAGACCGTCAAGGCCGGCGGCCTGTGGACCTCCCGGGCCGATCCGCATCAACTCGAGAACGCCATCCTCAACATCGCGATCAACGCCCGCGATGCGATGCCCGACGGCGGCCGTCTGACCATCGAAACCGCCAACGCCTATCTCGACGAGGCCTATGCCCGCGACAACACCGACGTCGAGCCCGGCCAGTACGTCATGGTGGCCATCACCGACACCGGCACCGGCATGTCCGCCGAAACCGTCAGTCGCGTGTTCGACCCGTTCTTCACCACCAAGCCGGCTGGCACTGGCACCGGACTGGGCCTCAGCCAAGTGTTCGGCTTCGTCAAGCAATCGCACGGTCACGTCAAGATTTACTCCGAGCTCGGCGCCGGCACGACGATCAAGATCTATCTGCCGCGTTTCATAGGTGAGGCTGCCGCCGCGCCCCCGCCCTCTGCCGCAGCAGTCAGCAGCGGCAACGCCCGCGAGGTCATCCTTGTGGTGGAGGACGACGAGTTGATGCGGCGCACGACGATGGAGAGTCTCACCGCGCTCGGCTATACCGCGCTCGATGCGGAAAGCGCGGCACAGGCGCTCGCGGTGCTGGAGCTCCGCAACGATATCGCGCTCCTGTTCACCGATGTCGTGATGCCCGAGGTCAACGGCAAAACGCTGGCCGACGAAGCACTGCGCCGAAGGCCCGATCTCAAGGTCATCTACACCACCGGCTACACACCCAATGCCGTTGTGCATGGCGGCGTGCTCGATCCCGGCGTTCAGCTTCTGAGCAAGCCGTTTACGCTCGAGCAGCTCGCGACCAAGGTGCGCACGGTGCTCGACAAGCAGGATGCTTGA
- a CDS encoding Bug family tripartite tricarboxylate transporter substrate binding protein: protein MTLKNGIVALGLLALGLAPAPAQNYPNRPISFVVPFAPGGLTDVPARVLAPIMQEKLGASIVVENKTGASGVVGATHVLRADPDGYTLLVNALADVQNLHYIKVPYDAVADFTLIGKITDGPPLVLVVNAALPYKSLKELIDDAKGNPNKISFGTSGPATSPAIAITQLNATAGTKIVDVPYRGSGEAAAAVVTGAVQATFTFYLAAKPLVEAGKIRPLAVAGAQRIPAWPDVPTMEELGYKNFNHSGFVGLVGPAKLPQPIVATLLKALNESIHTELFKTRMQELGMTIPDAASNTPERFAAYMRAERERQAELAKLSGHNPMSAK from the coding sequence ATGACTCTCAAAAATGGAATCGTTGCACTGGGCTTGCTGGCGCTCGGTCTCGCACCGGCGCCAGCGCAGAATTATCCGAACCGGCCGATATCGTTTGTGGTGCCGTTCGCGCCGGGCGGGCTCACCGACGTGCCGGCGCGTGTGCTCGCTCCGATCATGCAGGAGAAGCTCGGCGCCTCGATCGTGGTCGAGAACAAGACCGGTGCTTCGGGCGTGGTCGGCGCCACTCATGTGCTGCGCGCCGATCCCGATGGCTACACGCTTCTGGTGAACGCGCTCGCCGACGTTCAGAACCTGCACTACATCAAGGTTCCTTATGACGCGGTCGCCGACTTTACGCTGATCGGCAAGATCACCGATGGCCCGCCGCTGGTGCTCGTGGTCAACGCGGCGCTGCCTTACAAGTCGCTCAAGGAGCTGATCGACGACGCCAAGGGCAACCCCAACAAGATCAGCTTTGGTACCTCGGGACCGGCGACGTCGCCCGCGATTGCCATCACGCAACTCAATGCCACGGCGGGCACCAAGATCGTCGACGTGCCGTATCGCGGCTCGGGCGAGGCGGCCGCCGCCGTCGTGACGGGGGCCGTGCAGGCGACGTTCACGTTCTATCTGGCGGCCAAGCCGCTGGTCGAGGCCGGCAAGATACGTCCTCTCGCCGTGGCCGGCGCGCAACGTATCCCGGCCTGGCCGGACGTGCCGACCATGGAAGAGCTCGGCTACAAGAATTTCAACCATAGCGGCTTTGTCGGTCTCGTCGGGCCGGCGAAGCTGCCGCAGCCGATTGTCGCAACCTTGTTGAAGGCGCTCAACGAGTCGATCCATACCGAGCTGTTCAAGACGCGGATGCAGGAGCTCGGCATGACGATCCCGGATGCGGCCTCGAACACGCCGGAACGCTTCGCTGCCTACATGCGCGCCGAGCGCGAGCGGCAGGCCGAGCTTGCCAAACTCAGTGGGCACAATCCGATGTCAGCGAAATAG
- a CDS encoding Bug family tripartite tricarboxylate transporter substrate binding protein, with translation MKRVTAAGLVAFAAICTSPCSAQTPEQFYKGKQIELAIGYPPAGSNDIYARLLGRYLGKHIPGNPTIVPQNRPGAGSFLALAYVYNVAPKDGSVIGIGAPTAPLDEKLGTQGVRFKAAEFNWIGRIDSLINMVFLWHTAPVKTIEDAFKIESKLSGTGVGSTVAIYPTVMNNVLGTKFKLIMGYKGSSDAQLAVERGEVEGHSTSWTAVKVAHPDWRPEKKINVVVQFSVKRHPEMADVPTVVELAKTDEQRKILSAVVNAAEIGTAFFTTPGAPPDRVEALRRAFDATMKDPEFLAEAERLKLTVGPLTGEELQKVVAEVSTLTPELVEKVKAAYEMKK, from the coding sequence ATGAAGCGTGTCACAGCCGCGGGCCTTGTGGCCTTCGCGGCCATCTGCACTTCGCCCTGCTCCGCGCAGACACCCGAGCAGTTCTACAAAGGCAAGCAGATCGAGCTTGCGATCGGCTATCCGCCGGCCGGCAGCAACGACATCTATGCGCGATTGCTCGGCCGTTACCTCGGCAAACACATTCCCGGCAATCCGACCATCGTGCCGCAGAACCGGCCCGGCGCCGGCTCCTTTCTCGCCCTCGCCTATGTCTACAACGTCGCGCCGAAGGACGGCTCCGTGATCGGCATCGGCGCGCCCACCGCGCCGCTTGACGAGAAGCTCGGCACCCAGGGCGTGCGCTTCAAGGCCGCCGAGTTCAACTGGATCGGCCGCATCGACTCACTGATCAATATGGTGTTCCTCTGGCACACCGCTCCAGTGAAGACGATCGAGGACGCATTCAAGATCGAGTCGAAGCTCTCCGGCACCGGCGTAGGCTCGACGGTCGCGATCTATCCGACCGTGATGAACAACGTGCTCGGTACCAAGTTCAAACTGATCATGGGCTACAAGGGCTCGAGCGACGCGCAGCTTGCGGTCGAGCGTGGCGAGGTCGAGGGCCATTCCACGTCCTGGACTGCCGTGAAGGTCGCGCATCCCGACTGGCGGCCGGAGAAGAAGATCAACGTCGTGGTGCAGTTCTCCGTGAAGCGCCACCCGGAGATGGCCGACGTGCCGACCGTGGTCGAACTCGCCAAGACCGACGAGCAGCGCAAGATCCTCAGCGCCGTGGTCAACGCCGCCGAGATCGGCACCGCCTTCTTCACCACGCCGGGCGCGCCGCCCGACCGGGTCGAGGCGCTGCGCCGCGCCTTCGATGCCACCATGAAGGACCCGGAGTTTTTGGCCGAAGCCGAGCGCTTGAAGCTCACGGTCGGCCCGCTCACCGGCGAGGAACTGCAAAAGGTCGTCGCCGAGGTGAGCACGCTCACACCGGAACTGGTCGAGAAAGTGAAGGCGGCTTACGAGATGAAGAAGTAG